A window of Candidatus Cloacimonadota bacterium contains these coding sequences:
- the ptsP gene encoding phosphoenolpyruvate--protein phosphotransferase: MKKLKGIIVSSGIAIGSAKIVDRVKLQIKKKSIQHHEIEDELIKFEKSVEHVVKDIDNLIEDISQTENKEILTTHKMILQDPEFSKSIINLVSKELLSLEQAINDHFTDIVKLFNKMENKYYAERAHDYEDVAYRLLGHILKQKTDNLNKLDENSILIMRNISPSGITRVFEKKIKGLCTEKGSKTSHSSIIARSMNLPTLVGIPGLLDSVQEDQQVIIDGNDGQIIISPDKETLSYYKKKLAMETAEWEKLQEIINLESKTKDGKKITLMSNIEIPVETRQVVNFKSEGIGLFRTEFLFLDREELPSENEQYRIYKNIAEKIAPFPLVIRTIDVGGDKLSKILNIENEANPNLGCRGIRFSLEHHPIFKIQIKAILRANIYGNVKIMFPMISGVGEVIKAKKVIEQCKKELENKNVEFNGNIQIGSMIEIPSAALTSDLISEECDFLSIGTNDLVQYTLAVDRDNDAVESYYDPYHRSVIQLIKMTIDNAHQKGIKVALCGELASEKDFIPILIGLGIDELSVSPGRLLTTKKEILNCESKKCEKSSEGILNKKR, encoded by the coding sequence GCAAAAATCGTTGATAGAGTAAAACTTCAGATCAAGAAAAAGTCGATCCAGCATCATGAAATTGAGGACGAATTAATAAAATTTGAAAAAAGTGTCGAACATGTTGTCAAAGATATCGATAACTTGATCGAAGATATTTCTCAAACGGAAAACAAAGAAATCCTGACAACCCACAAAATGATATTGCAGGATCCGGAATTCTCAAAAAGTATCATCAACCTGGTCAGTAAAGAACTATTGAGTCTGGAACAGGCAATAAATGACCATTTTACTGATATCGTTAAATTATTTAATAAAATGGAAAACAAATATTATGCAGAACGGGCTCATGATTATGAAGATGTTGCTTACCGTCTTCTCGGTCATATCCTGAAACAGAAAACAGATAATCTTAATAAACTGGATGAGAATTCGATTCTGATCATGAGAAATATTTCACCTTCCGGGATAACCAGAGTTTTTGAGAAGAAGATCAAAGGTCTTTGCACGGAAAAAGGAAGTAAAACCTCTCATAGTTCTATTATCGCCAGATCGATGAATTTACCGACTCTGGTCGGTATTCCCGGTTTATTGGATTCAGTTCAGGAAGATCAGCAGGTTATTATCGATGGTAATGATGGGCAAATAATAATTTCACCGGATAAAGAAACTCTCTCATATTACAAAAAAAAATTAGCAATGGAAACTGCGGAATGGGAAAAACTTCAGGAAATCATAAATCTGGAATCCAAAACTAAAGATGGTAAAAAAATTACTTTGATGAGCAATATAGAAATTCCGGTTGAAACAAGACAGGTCGTAAATTTTAAAAGTGAGGGAATCGGTCTTTTCAGAACGGAATTTTTATTTTTGGATAGAGAAGAACTTCCTTCTGAAAATGAGCAATACAGGATATATAAGAACATTGCTGAAAAAATTGCTCCTTTTCCGTTAGTAATTAGAACGATTGATGTCGGCGGAGATAAACTTTCCAAAATACTGAATATCGAAAATGAAGCAAATCCAAACCTTGGCTGTCGCGGTATCAGGTTCTCTCTCGAACATCATCCGATCTTCAAAATTCAAATCAAAGCAATTTTAAGAGCAAATATTTACGGTAATGTAAAGATCATGTTTCCCATGATCTCGGGAGTCGGGGAAGTTATTAAAGCAAAAAAGGTCATTGAACAATGTAAAAAAGAACTGGAAAATAAAAATGTAGAATTTAACGGAAATATTCAGATCGGTTCGATGATAGAAATTCCATCAGCAGCTTTAACTTCTGATCTGATTTCGGAAGAATGTGATTTCTTAAGTATCGGAACAAACGATCTCGTCCAATATACATTAGCAGTCGATCGAGATAACGATGCTGTAGAATCTTATTATGATCCATATCATCGTTCGGTTATACAATTGATCAAGATGACAATTGATAATGCTCATCAAAAAGGGATAAAAGTCGCTTTGTGCGGTGAACTCGCTTCGGAAAAGGATTTTATTCCAATATTGATCGGACTTGGGATTGATGAATTGAGCGTTAGTCCGGGACGACTTTTAACAACAAAAAAAGAGATTTTGAATTGTGAGTCCAAGAAATGTGAAAAATCCAGTGAAGGAATTTTAAATAAAAAGAGATAA